The Arachis hypogaea cultivar Tifrunner chromosome 16, arahy.Tifrunner.gnm2.J5K5, whole genome shotgun sequence genome contains a region encoding:
- the LOC140180200 gene encoding uncharacterized protein, with product MADVPPPSLSELMRMVAELQQANQRMANENQIMAAQIAELNHARIEHNDAHRQQAEDEEHQSQPTHVSETARHEEQQPEDEKEESEDPVGPFTKEVMNFELPKRFTLPLTLTPYDGLGDPRKFLKKFRSIMIVNGSISRFHQLAKLFEEHFAGSAIYLHDSDYLNTIKQGPNESLKDYMTRFTKVAISIPDLHPEVHLHAIKSGLRPGKFQETIAVAKPKTLAEFREKAKGQIDIEELRQARKSDKSHFREEDKSSTIKKSFKLTPRFDSYTQFNTKREDIIKEILNSKLIKPPRKAGTYQDTKNVDKSKYCAFHQKHGQNTDDCVVAKDLLERLARQGHLDKYIGGHIQKRGPSSTTNDLSEQHRGKEKASSSQYERPRGIINCISGGYASGGYSNSARKRSFRAICSVEGPKQDVAITNPQPEVTFTQADFNSNIQNLDDPVVITLQIGDLLVKKVLLDPGSSADVLFYSTFQKMKLSDNVLQSTGGDLVGFSGERVPILGSDNQVVTIHGDHKEARQCYNISMKFQNRSTQQVNNVGLNQKEHTLAELDPRADFLDRPKPSDDLQKVYFNNNPNKFTYVGTSLNASELQAITTFLQEHADLFAWTPSDIPGIDPQIISHRLAINSTIRPVQQKKHKLGEEKKRASLEETQKLINTEFIKAIRFTTWLANVVMNAGATYQRLMDKIFAKQIGRNIEVYVDDMVAKTKIGDNHISDLTEIFGQIRQYNMRLNPEKCAFAVQGGNSALVTERNKVQHPVYFVSKTLQHAELNYPRIEKLALALIFSARRLRPYFQNHVIHVRTDHPLRQVLHKPEIAGRLIKWAVELSEFDIKYQSRGPIKSQFLADFIAELTIPSEEDHAKQWILHVDGSSNNGGCGAGIRLEAEDGFILEHSIHLAFKASNNQSEYEALIAGLRLCLDLQISTIKETDWRNDLIHYLQTGNIPEGVESDKKFRRQASSFTILNGTLYRRGYTRPLLKCLNKSEADLALAEAHEGICGTHTGARSLTSKILRAGFFWPTLKQDSQQKIRSCNNCQRHAPLIHIPAEQMHHSDISWPFNQWGLDILGPFPTAPGQVKFLIVGIDYFSKWVEVQPLAKITSQQMISFVWKNIICRFGIPQHITTDNGRQFADQKFQSFLQNLKIKQHFASVEHPQANGLAEAANKVILHALKKKLDDAKGLWAELIPEVLWGYNTTPQTSTKETPFRLVYGSEAMIPLEISQNSIRTYIDNQDEARRSELDIIEEVRDLAALKQCATQQAIARQYNKSVRNRSFVKGDLVLRKTETAWKPPTHGKLAANWDGPYRVSEALGQGAYKLESLDGKLLPNTWNVSSLKKFYS from the exons ATGGCTGACGTACCGCCTCCTTCACTGTCCGAACTCATGCGAATGGTAGCTGAGCTACAACAAGCTAATCAGCGAATGGCTAACGAGAACCAAATAATGGCTGCTCAAATTGCTGAACTAAATCATGCTCGGATTGAACACAACGATGCTCATCGCCAACAGGCGGAGGACGAGGAACATCAGTCCCAACCGACTCATGTTTCAGAAACTGCTCGACACGAAGAGCAGCAGCCCGAAGACGAGAAAGAAGAGTCCGAGGACCCTGTAGGCCCCTTTACAAAAGAAGTAATGAACTTCGAACTGCCGAAGAGGTTCACTCTGCCGTTGACTCTCACGCCTTATGATGGACTCGGAGACCCGAGGAAGTTCCTAAAGAAATTCCGATCAATAATGATCGTCAATG GTTCCATTTCGCGTTTTCATCAGTTGGCGAAGTTATTTGAAGAACATTTCGCCGGATCTGCAATATACTTGCACGATTCCGATTACCTGAACACTATCAAGCAAGGACCAAACGAAAGCTTAAAGGACTATATGACTCGCTTTACCAAGGTCGCAATCAGCATACCAGATCTCCACCCCGAGGTCCATCTCCACGCAATTAAAAGCGGCCTCCGACCTGGGAAGTTCCAGGAGACGATCGCAGTAGCAAAACCAAAGACCCTAGCAGAATTTCGAGAGAAAGCAAAAGGACAAATTGACATCGAGGAGCTCAGACAAGCTCGGAAGTCTGACAAGTCACACTTCCGTGAAGAAGATAAGAGCTCAACCATTAAGAAAAGTTTTAAACTAACACCTCGATTTGATTCTTATACGCAGTTTAACACTAAGAGGGAAGACATAATCAAGGAGATCTTGAACTCCAAACTAATTAAGCCTCCAAGAAAGGCCGGCACATACCAGGATACAAAGAACGTGGACAAGTCAAAGTACTGCGCTTTCCACCAGAAACACGGCCAAAATACCGATGATTGTGTGGTCGCCAAAGATCTCTTAGAACGACTAGCAAGACAAGGACACCTAGACAAATACATCGGTGGTCACATCCAAAAACGCGGCCCCAGTTCCACAACAAACGACCTCTCTGAACAACACCGAGGAAAAGAGAAGGCATCTTCAAGCCAATATGAAAGACCACGAGGTATAATCAATTGTATTTCAGGAGGATATGCAAGTGGGGGATACTCAAACTCGGCAAGGAAAAGGTCGTTCAGAGCAATATGCTCGGTAGAAGGACCGAAACAAGATGTAGCAATCACTAACCCACAACCAGAAGTCACTTTCACACAGGCCGACTTTAACTCCAATATACAAAATTTGGACGACCCTGTGGTAATCACCCTCCAGATAGGGGATCTATTAGTGAAAAAAGTACTCTTGGATCCCGGGAGCAGTGCCGATGTTCTGTTTTATTCCACATTTCAAAAGATGAAGCTCAGCGACAACGTGCTACAGTCCACAGGAGGAGACTTGGTCGGCTTCTCGGGAGAACGAGTTCCAATACTCGGATCA GACAACCAGGTTGTAACAATTCATGGCGACCATAAAGAGGCACGACAATGTTACAACATCAGCATGAAATTCCAAAATCGCTCCACGCAACAAGTCAACAACGTCGGCCTGAACCAAAAGGAGCACACGCTAGCCGAACTGGACCCAAGAGCTGATTTCCTCGATCGCCCAAAACCCTCTGATGACCTACAAAAAGTGTATTTCAACAATAACCCTAATAAATTCACGTATGTAGGTACCTCACTCAATGCATCCGAGTTGCAGGCCATAACTACCTTCCTGCAAGAACATGCCGACCTTTTTGCATGGACACCATCAGACATACCCGGAATCGACCCACAGATTATCAGTCATAGACTAGCAATAAACTCGACAATCCGACCGGTGCAACAGAAGAAACACAAACTCGGCGAAGAGAAAAAGAGAGCATCACTGGAAGAAACACAAAAGCTTATCAACACCGAATTTATCAAAGCGATCAGATTCACCACCTGGTTAGCcaatgtggtaatg AACGCAGGTGCAACTTACCAACGCCTTATGGATAAGATATTCGCCAAACAAATCGGCAGGAATATCGAAGTTTATGTCGATGATATGGTCGCCAAAACAAAAATCGGAGATAACCATATCAGCGACCTTACAGAAATATTTGGCCAGATCCGCCAGTACAACATGCGTCTCAACCCCGAAAAATGCGCATTCGCCGTTCAAGGGGgaaa CTCAGCCCTTGTTACAGAGAGAAACAAAGTTCAGCATCCAGTATACTTTGTCAGTAAGACTCTCCAGCATGCCGAACTCAATTATCCAAGGATTGAGAAGCTCGCACTAGCACTGATATTCTCGGCGAGACGTCTccgaccttacttccaaaaccatgTTATCCATGTCAGAACCGATCACCCACTAAGACAAGTGTTACACAAACCAGAAATTGCAGGACGACTCATAAAATGGGCAGTCGAACTATCTGAGTTCGACATCAAATACCAATCCCGAGGACCGATCAAGTCACAATTCCTGGCAGATTTTATCGCCGAGCTTACAATACCATCCGAGGAAGACCATGCCAAACAATGGATCTTACATGTGGACGGCTCTTCAAATAACGGAGGCTGTGGTGCAGGAATTCGTCTGGAGGCCGAGGATGGATTCATATTGGAACACTCAATACACTTAGCTTTCAAAGCGAGCAACAACCAATCCGAGTATGAAGCACTAATCGCCGGACTCCGACTCTGTTTAGATCTTCAAATCTCGACGATCAAG GAAACAGATTGGAGGAACGACTTGATACACTATTTACAAACAGGTAATATACCAGAAGGGGTCGAGAGCGATAAAAAGTTTCGACGGCAAGCATCTTCCTTCACAATACTCAATGGAACATTGTATCGACGGGGATATACTCGCCCTCTACTCAAATGCCTCAACAAATCAGAAGCCGACCTAGCATTAGCAGAAGCACATGAAGGAATCTGTGGCACACATACAGGGGCTCGAAGCCTAACATCAAAGATCCTCCGAGCCGGATTTTTCTGGCCGACTTTGAAACAGGACAGCCAACAGAAAATAAGGTCATGCAACAATTGCCAAAGACACGCACCACTGATACACATCCCTGCCGAGCAAATGCATCATTCAGATATCAGCTGGCCGTTTAACCAATGGGGTTTGGATATACTCGGGCCATTCCCCACGGCACCAGGCCAGGTAAAATTTCTTATTGTCGGAATTGACTatttctccaaatgggttgaagtcCAACCTCTAGCAAAAATAACATCACAACAAATGATTTCATTCGTTTGGAAAAACATTATTTGCCGTTTCGGCATACCTCAACATATCACAACTGACAACGGTCGCCAGTTTGCCGATCAGAAATTCCAATCTTTTTTGCAGAATCTCAAAATAAAGCAACACTTTGCCTCTGTTGAACATCCTCAAGCAAACGGACTAGCTGAGGCCGCAAACAAGGTCATCCTGCATGCACTAAAGAAAAAACTAGATGACGCCAAAGGACTGTGGGCCGAATTAATACCCGAGGTACTCTGGGGATACAACACCACCCCACAAACATCAACAAAGGAAACGCCATTCAGGCTGGTATATGGATCAGAAGCCATGATCCCCCTGGAAATCTCCCAGAACTCAATCCGAACCTATATCGACAACCAAGACGAAGCTCGGAGATCCGAGCTCGACATCATTGAAGAAGTTAGAGACCTCGCCGCCTTGAAGCAATGCGCAACGCAGCAAGCCATAGCTCGACAATACAACAAGTCGGTCAGAAACAGATCATTCGTTAAAGGAGACTTAGTCCTCCGCAAAACTGAAACTGCTTGGAAACCACCAACACATGGAAAGCTAGCAGCCAATTGGGATGGCCCATACCGAGTATCCGAAGCACTCGGCCAAGGAGCATACAAGCTAGAATCACTAGATGGTAAACTCTTGCCTAATACATGGAACGTGTCTTCCTTAAAGAAATTTTATAGTTAA